A single window of Acidimicrobiales bacterium DNA harbors:
- a CDS encoding ABC transporter ATP-binding protein, with amino-acid sequence MAISPTGLQDRSHTTVPDPVISLRGVTKRFGNHTVLKDITFDVPRGKITAVLGPSGTGKSVLLKNIIGLLRPEEGQIYIDEEPIVGIPNKEMLRIRRKFGVLFQDGALFGSMDIFDNIAFPLREHTNKGEKEIKALVLEKAEMVGMVAHLDKLPAEVSGGMRKRAGLARALILDPEIVFFDEPDSGLDPVRVAYLDELVISVQKETGCTFFIITHNIESVKRTADYIGMLYRSSLVRFGPASEMFTSERALVKQFLAGSSVGPISMDEMVDAARGEEEIQALIAESADAAQRPTSANGS; translated from the coding sequence GTGGCTATATCCCCCACGGGCTTGCAGGACCGGTCGCACACGACGGTCCCGGATCCCGTCATCTCTCTGCGGGGGGTCACAAAGCGCTTCGGCAACCACACCGTCCTGAAGGACATCACCTTCGATGTGCCTCGGGGAAAGATCACCGCGGTGCTCGGCCCGTCCGGGACGGGCAAATCGGTTCTCCTGAAGAACATCATTGGCCTGCTGAGGCCCGAGGAGGGGCAGATCTACATCGACGAAGAACCGATCGTCGGGATCCCGAACAAGGAGATGCTGCGAATCCGCCGCAAGTTCGGCGTCCTCTTCCAGGACGGGGCGCTGTTCGGGTCGATGGACATATTCGACAACATCGCGTTTCCTCTGCGCGAGCACACCAACAAGGGGGAGAAGGAGATCAAGGCCCTGGTCCTCGAGAAGGCCGAGATGGTGGGCATGGTTGCCCACCTCGACAAGCTGCCTGCGGAGGTTTCGGGGGGCATGCGGAAGCGCGCCGGCCTGGCCAGGGCTCTCATCCTGGATCCCGAGATTGTCTTCTTTGACGAGCCCGATTCCGGACTCGACCCGGTCCGAGTCGCGTACCTCGACGAGCTGGTCATCTCGGTTCAGAAGGAGACCGGCTGCACATTTTTCATAATCACTCACAACATCGAGTCGGTGAAACGAACCGCTGACTACATCGGCATGCTCTACCGCTCGAGCCTCGTCCGCTTCGGGCCGGCGAGCGAGATGTTCACCAGCGAGCGCGCACTCGTCAAGCAGTTCCTGGCTGGGAGTTCGGTCGGCCCGATCAGTATGGACGAGATGGTGGACGCTGCACGGGGTGAGGAAGAGATCCAGGCGCTGATCGCCGAAAGCGCGGACGCCGCCCAGCGGCCTACCTCAGCGAATGGTTCCTAG
- a CDS encoding metal ABC transporter substrate-binding protein, with protein sequence MAKTTCIALRTRAGIRRSAVVVAAVTAFAGCGESTALHGRQGPTLEVVAASYPVAQSVDLIGEGKAHATDLVPPGSDPFAFRPSSAQDAEIQQAGLLILAGQAVQPASYSGSGAAKQKLDLGTVASEPYYWLDPPAMRQVVPAIEAAMERADPGDAGAFRAGARALEVELDSTAIDYQSTLSTCPRRTIFAADDAFAGVAQRYDLDYHSFGHSFGHSFGHSLGDTLGTSATPDPAKISGESASVRATGATAVFAETWVPAQTVTSVAAAAGVKVRTLDTLLGPPPGGWPRQATYINLLESNLGRLNDALGCAGSSSGP encoded by the coding sequence GTGGCGAAGACGACATGCATCGCACTGCGCACGCGTGCCGGAATACGGCGAAGTGCGGTTGTCGTGGCCGCGGTAACAGCTTTCGCCGGTTGCGGCGAATCGACCGCGCTCCACGGGCGTCAGGGGCCCACCTTGGAGGTCGTCGCGGCTTCTTACCCAGTTGCTCAGTCCGTCGACCTGATCGGTGAGGGAAAGGCCCACGCCACAGACCTGGTGCCCCCCGGCTCAGACCCGTTCGCATTCCGACCGAGTTCGGCGCAGGACGCAGAGATCCAGCAAGCCGGTCTGTTGATCCTTGCCGGCCAGGCGGTTCAGCCCGCGTCCTACTCAGGTTCGGGTGCTGCGAAACAGAAACTCGACCTGGGAACGGTGGCTTCCGAGCCCTACTACTGGCTCGATCCTCCGGCCATGCGCCAGGTGGTGCCGGCCATAGAGGCCGCAATGGAACGGGCCGATCCCGGGGATGCCGGTGCATTCAGGGCCGGCGCACGTGCGCTCGAGGTGGAACTCGACTCGACCGCTATCGACTACCAGAGCACTCTCTCGACCTGCCCGAGGCGGACGATCTTCGCGGCGGATGACGCGTTCGCAGGTGTGGCGCAAAGGTACGACCTGGACTACCACAGTTTCGGGCACAGCTTCGGGCACAGCTTCGGGCACAGTCTCGGGGACACTCTCGGGACGTCCGCGACGCCCGACCCCGCCAAGATCTCCGGCGAGTCGGCCTCGGTGAGGGCGACAGGGGCGACTGCGGTGTTCGCTGAAACCTGGGTACCTGCGCAGACGGTGACGTCGGTCGCCGCCGCCGCTGGTGTCAAGGTGCGAACACTCGACACCCTCCTCGGTCCACCTCCCGGTGGGTGGCCTCGGCAGGCGACGTACATCAACCTGCTCGAGTCCAACCTCGGCCGGTTGAACGACGCGTTGGGGTGTGCCGGTTCCAGCAGCGGCCCGTGA
- a CDS encoding carboxymuconolactone decarboxylase family protein, with protein MIHPNEVLGELREPAHELREHIPDVIGAYADMQRAVMTDGALPSKTKELIALAIAVTRECDGCIASHARGAARRGATEVEVAEALGVAVLMNGGPGTVWAPRALAAFRELAGPPES; from the coding sequence GTGATACACCCCAACGAGGTCCTCGGTGAGCTGAGGGAACCCGCCCACGAGCTTCGCGAGCACATCCCGGACGTCATCGGGGCTTATGCGGACATGCAGCGCGCGGTCATGACCGACGGCGCCCTACCGTCCAAGACGAAGGAGCTCATTGCTCTGGCGATCGCAGTGACACGCGAGTGCGACGGTTGCATCGCTTCTCATGCCCGCGGCGCCGCCAGGCGAGGCGCGACCGAGGTGGAGGTGGCTGAAGCGTTGGGCGTGGCGGTGCTGATGAACGGTGGCCCGGGGACCGTGTGGGCTCCTCGCGCTCTTGCTGCGTTCCGGGAGCTGGCGGGGCCTCCGGAGTCCTAG
- a CDS encoding polysaccharide deacetylase family protein — MKLRRLAGGMALTAGGVAFAHSLPGVVAWRSARSLLLPKLSGVGRADHVALTFDDGPDPASTPLILDEVERLGWRATFFCLGSQVRRSPGLARELVERGHEIAVHGDNHTSHLVRPAPWTIRDVRRATDTIEQVTGVTPRWFRPPYGGVSVSSFLAGMRMQLDMVLWTTWGVDWREDSTGWSVAKRVAATFRPGATVLLHDSDITSAPGSWRSTLDSLPLLAEQWGQQGLTVGPLSEHGVGGSG, encoded by the coding sequence ATGAAGCTACGCAGGCTCGCAGGAGGAATGGCGCTGACCGCAGGGGGCGTCGCCTTCGCCCATTCGCTTCCCGGGGTTGTCGCTTGGCGCTCGGCTCGATCGCTACTGCTCCCGAAGCTGTCAGGTGTCGGCCGGGCAGATCACGTTGCTCTCACCTTCGATGACGGGCCCGACCCCGCGTCGACGCCTCTCATTCTCGACGAAGTGGAGCGCCTCGGGTGGAGAGCCACCTTCTTCTGCCTCGGCTCCCAGGTGCGGCGGTCCCCGGGCTTGGCACGTGAACTGGTCGAGCGGGGGCACGAGATCGCCGTTCACGGCGACAATCACACCAGCCACCTCGTCCGTCCCGCGCCTTGGACCATCAGGGACGTCAGAAGGGCAACCGACACGATCGAGCAGGTCACCGGCGTAACACCCAGATGGTTCAGGCCGCCTTACGGAGGCGTCTCCGTCTCGTCGTTTCTTGCTGGTATGCGAATGCAGTTGGATATGGTTCTCTGGACGACTTGGGGCGTGGACTGGCGCGAGGACTCGACGGGCTGGAGCGTCGCCAAACGGGTTGCAGCGACCTTTCGGCCGGGGGCCACCGTTCTTCTGCACGACTCTGACATCACGTCGGCTCCCGGAAGTTGGCGATCCACGCTCGACAGCCTTCCCCTGCTTGCAGAGCAGTGGGGCCAGCAGGGCCTGACGGTCGGGCCTCTCTCGGAGCACGGCGTAGGCGGATCGGGCTAG
- a CDS encoding MCE family protein, whose translation MSAEVSATPRRRRLSLESIQESRPARALLGLLLAVAVVAAVYAIILAFTGHFTSVVSIDAQIPSGSNAIGVGAPVQYRNVTVGKIASEAQAPNGTIVVHLDFYPSRIVNVPRGVQAQVAPLSIFGNQYVDLVPPATIGAGHLEAGDSIPAYGGEPSTSLQGTVTQLYDLLNAIHPADLDTALTAFATALNGEGESLGKALDAASQYTGKTIEPNLDTIQADLRLLVPVSSHLAAATPDLLGLLANSETTGATITNQAADLHTLLATGQLATGQLARVFSTEQTDLINLMNQSGPLLGDVTSNPNELSLTLSGLSQWAAAWAAAESHGPYLSVTANLPVADISSGINAALGYNNPSSLAAALGPDFNPQTYTSANCPAYPGATNPYCGRGGSPAASPGQPSSVSASDVGLSSGSSVAAGPTNSTQRQTSSPAGGSVAAADSYPYAEELNAIESIASALNGGRPPASPGVAALLLYPLFASISGTS comes from the coding sequence GTGAGCGCCGAAGTTTCCGCCACCCCTCGTAGACGGCGTCTGAGCCTGGAGTCGATCCAGGAATCGCGGCCCGCGCGTGCCCTGTTGGGTCTGTTGCTCGCGGTGGCCGTGGTCGCGGCCGTGTACGCGATCATTCTGGCTTTCACCGGCCACTTCACGAGCGTGGTTTCCATCGACGCTCAGATTCCATCGGGTAGCAACGCGATCGGCGTCGGAGCACCGGTGCAATACAGGAACGTCACGGTCGGAAAGATAGCCAGCGAGGCGCAGGCACCGAACGGCACGATCGTGGTGCATCTCGACTTCTACCCGAGCCGAATAGTGAACGTCCCGAGGGGGGTCCAGGCGCAGGTCGCCCCTTTGTCCATCTTCGGGAATCAGTACGTCGACCTGGTTCCGCCCGCGACGATCGGCGCTGGCCACCTGGAGGCGGGCGACTCGATACCGGCGTACGGCGGGGAGCCGTCGACTTCGCTCCAGGGAACGGTCACTCAGCTCTACGACCTGCTCAACGCCATCCATCCGGCCGACCTCGACACCGCGCTCACCGCGTTTGCCACGGCGTTGAACGGCGAAGGAGAGAGCCTCGGGAAGGCTCTCGACGCCGCGTCCCAGTACACCGGCAAGACGATCGAGCCCAACTTGGACACGATCCAGGCGGACTTGCGGCTACTGGTTCCGGTCAGCAGCCACCTCGCGGCTGCAACACCGGACCTGCTCGGTTTGCTCGCCAACTCAGAGACGACCGGCGCCACCATCACGAACCAAGCCGCGGACCTTCACACGCTTCTCGCGACCGGTCAACTCGCGACCGGTCAACTGGCGCGCGTGTTCTCGACCGAGCAAACCGACCTGATCAACCTCATGAACCAGTCAGGGCCGCTACTGGGCGACGTGACCTCCAATCCGAACGAGCTGTCCTTGACTTTGTCGGGGCTGAGCCAGTGGGCGGCGGCATGGGCAGCGGCGGAGTCACACGGGCCGTACTTGTCAGTGACTGCGAACCTTCCCGTCGCTGACATCAGCTCCGGCATCAACGCCGCACTCGGCTACAACAACCCATCCTCCCTCGCCGCCGCGCTGGGTCCCGACTTCAATCCCCAGACCTACACGTCGGCGAACTGTCCGGCGTATCCGGGCGCGACCAATCCTTACTGCGGCCGCGGCGGAAGTCCCGCGGCGTCGCCCGGTCAGCCGTCGAGCGTATCCGCGAGCGACGTCGGCCTGAGCTCAGGTTCGAGTGTCGCGGCCGGCCCGACCAACTCCACCCAGCGGCAGACGTCCTCTCCCGCCGGCGGTTCTGTAGCCGCGGCAGACAGCTATCCCTACGCAGAAGAGCTGAACGCGATCGAATCCATCGCCTCCGCACTCAACGGCGGAAGGCCCCCCGCCTCTCCCGGCGTGGCCGCGCTCCTTCTGTACCCCCTGTTCGCCTCTATCTCGGGAACGTCGTGA
- a CDS encoding ABC transporter permease, producing the protein MVTPASALRGTRTRGVKLANSVVGQFAMFGEMLVFFLRAVVDVPLVLRRYRKEYFRLLGEVTFGGRIFAIVASTVVVAALLSAVVGVQLALEGYQGLQIIGLGPLAGYLSAFANTRELTPLLTAFGLAAQMGCRFTSELGAMRVTEEIDALEVMSIPSLAYLVTTRMLAALTVAVPLYLAALAGAYLATQLTVIAVAQQGSGTYLHYFHEFLTGRDVLLSVLKVVVFAVLVTAIHCYYGFNTKGGPEGVGRAAGRAIRASVVSIAVSDMLMTVLFWGTSSPVKITG; encoded by the coding sequence ATGGTCACTCCCGCCAGCGCTCTCAGAGGAACCCGCACGCGAGGTGTGAAGCTCGCCAACTCCGTCGTGGGCCAGTTCGCCATGTTCGGCGAGATGCTGGTGTTCTTCCTGCGGGCTGTCGTCGACGTCCCCCTGGTACTTCGCCGCTACCGGAAGGAGTACTTCCGTCTGCTTGGTGAAGTGACCTTCGGCGGCCGGATCTTCGCGATCGTGGCGAGCACGGTCGTCGTCGCAGCTCTTCTCTCCGCGGTGGTGGGTGTGCAGCTCGCGCTGGAGGGCTATCAGGGACTGCAAATCATCGGACTCGGTCCGCTTGCCGGCTACCTGTCGGCGTTCGCGAACACCCGAGAGCTCACTCCGCTCCTGACCGCGTTCGGATTGGCGGCGCAAATGGGCTGCAGGTTCACATCCGAGCTCGGGGCCATGCGAGTCACCGAAGAAATCGACGCGCTCGAAGTGATGAGCATCCCTTCGCTCGCCTATCTGGTCACCACGCGAATGCTCGCCGCCCTGACCGTCGCTGTACCGCTGTACTTGGCGGCACTGGCAGGGGCTTATCTGGCCACTCAGCTGACCGTCATCGCCGTCGCGCAACAGGGCTCGGGCACCTACCTCCACTACTTTCACGAGTTCCTCACCGGGCGGGACGTCCTCCTTTCCGTTCTGAAAGTGGTCGTGTTCGCGGTCCTCGTCACGGCGATCCACTGCTACTACGGGTTCAACACGAAAGGCGGTCCGGAAGGAGTCGGAAGGGCCGCGGGCCGGGCGATCCGCGCGAGCGTCGTGTCGATCGCGGTGTCGGACATGCTCATGACCGTTCTCTTCTGGGGAACGTCGAGCCCGGTAAAGATCACGGGTTAG
- a CDS encoding serine hydrolase domain-containing protein produces the protein MTTPLAQVSEWAPLAAAGVVRRGMDQGPAVVASHGDTRRTFPWASVTKILTAMSLWIATEEGTVGWDDPVGPPGATLADLVSHASGLAPDDDRRLAPPRTRRIYSNRGIELAAAHLAERSGMSFPEYMTTGLLDPLGLDGVRLDGSPAHGASGSLADLLAIGAELLEPTVVSRSTLIECTQVATPGLSGVLPGFGPQQHNDWGLGVEIRDHKEPHWTGHRNSPSTFGHFGQSGCFLWVDPRLGLALALLTGRGFGPWAEQGWSEFSDDVIAEYRTPDYTTDGFEPPG, from the coding sequence GTGACAACGCCTCTCGCGCAGGTAAGCGAGTGGGCGCCGTTGGCGGCAGCCGGTGTGGTTCGCCGCGGGATGGACCAGGGTCCCGCCGTCGTCGCTTCGCACGGGGACACGAGAAGGACGTTCCCCTGGGCGTCGGTCACCAAAATCCTGACTGCGATGAGTCTTTGGATCGCCACCGAGGAGGGCACGGTCGGCTGGGACGATCCGGTCGGACCGCCCGGGGCAACACTCGCGGACCTGGTGTCGCACGCCTCGGGGCTCGCCCCCGACGACGATCGACGTCTAGCACCACCGCGGACCCGGAGGATCTACTCGAACCGGGGAATCGAGCTTGCTGCAGCCCACCTCGCTGAACGCTCCGGAATGTCGTTCCCCGAATACATGACGACAGGTCTGCTCGACCCGCTCGGTCTTGACGGTGTGCGCCTCGACGGTTCACCGGCTCACGGAGCGAGCGGATCCCTCGCGGACCTCTTGGCCATCGGGGCCGAATTACTGGAACCGACAGTTGTGAGCCGATCAACGCTGATCGAGTGCACACAGGTGGCGACGCCCGGCCTGTCGGGCGTGCTTCCCGGGTTCGGACCCCAACAGCACAACGACTGGGGACTTGGAGTGGAGATACGCGATCACAAAGAGCCGCACTGGACGGGACACCGGAACTCCCCGTCGACCTTCGGTCACTTCGGCCAGTCCGGATGTTTCCTCTGGGTCGACCCGCGGCTCGGTCTGGCCCTTGCTTTGCTGACCGGGCGCGGGTTCGGCCCCTGGGCTGAACAAGGCTGGTCCGAGTTCTCCGACGACGTGATCGCCGAATACCGGACCCCTGATTACACAACCGACGGCTTCGAGCCGCCCGGCTAG
- a CDS encoding cyclic nucleotide-binding domain-containing protein — protein sequence MVSRFLKRDKVDVLSRLPLFEACSKRDLNQIASKTVEMDRPAGTILTRAGRDGGLMFVILEGEAEVEKDGTVLGRLGPGDVIGELSLIDGQPRSANVRAITDMKVLELAQDDFQSLVDSSPKFVQSLLRSLSLRIRDMDSRELGTIR from the coding sequence ATGGTTTCCCGGTTTCTGAAGCGAGACAAGGTCGACGTGCTGTCTCGCCTGCCTCTGTTCGAGGCGTGTTCGAAGCGTGATCTGAACCAGATCGCGTCCAAGACCGTCGAGATGGACCGGCCGGCCGGGACCATCCTGACCCGGGCTGGCCGCGACGGCGGGCTGATGTTCGTGATACTGGAAGGAGAGGCGGAGGTCGAGAAGGACGGCACCGTCCTGGGACGGCTGGGCCCCGGCGACGTGATCGGTGAGCTTTCACTAATTGATGGTCAACCCAGGTCCGCGAACGTTCGAGCGATCACCGACATGAAGGTTCTGGAGCTGGCACAGGACGACTTCCAGTCCCTGGTCGACTCCTCGCCGAAGTTCGTTCAGAGCCTGTTGCGATCGCTGTCTCTTCGAATCCGTGACATGGACTCGCGCGAACTAGGAACCATTCGCTGA
- a CDS encoding ABC transporter permease → MTVDMAAAPEPGEQRASLDRPRPGVSELIADSTRKAARGLEDAALGGVRSFGALVALVLDTIVASISAILHGRFAVREFFEQAWFLVSVSLLPTLLIALPFGLVLVLEVGSLANNIGAPSFVGAVDAVGIVREAAPLIVAIVLAGAGGSAVCADLGARTIRDEIAAMQVMGLDEVERLVAPRMLAMVIVSVLLNGIVAMAGIISGYIADVTVLHGSAGGFLNSFTTFAQPQDIIESELKAAVFGVLASVVAAYKGLSVKKGPSGVGEAVNQSVVVTGISLFVVNLILTEIFLVLVPPPFV, encoded by the coding sequence ATGACCGTCGACATGGCCGCCGCGCCCGAACCCGGGGAGCAGCGGGCCTCGCTAGACCGGCCTCGGCCGGGGGTGTCGGAGCTGATCGCCGACTCGACTCGAAAGGCTGCTCGGGGTTTGGAAGACGCGGCCTTGGGGGGAGTGCGATCGTTCGGGGCGCTCGTCGCCCTGGTGCTCGACACGATCGTGGCGTCAATAAGCGCAATCCTTCACGGGCGGTTCGCGGTGAGGGAATTCTTCGAGCAGGCCTGGTTCCTGGTTTCGGTCTCGTTGCTCCCGACCCTTCTGATAGCCCTTCCGTTCGGCCTCGTCCTCGTCCTGGAGGTCGGCAGCCTGGCCAACAACATCGGCGCTCCGTCCTTCGTCGGCGCCGTCGACGCGGTCGGCATCGTTCGGGAAGCGGCACCCCTGATCGTCGCGATCGTCCTCGCTGGCGCGGGTGGATCTGCAGTGTGCGCCGACCTCGGGGCACGGACGATCCGGGACGAGATCGCCGCGATGCAGGTGATGGGCCTGGACGAGGTCGAGCGCCTCGTGGCGCCTCGAATGCTGGCAATGGTCATCGTGTCCGTTCTACTGAATGGGATCGTCGCCATGGCCGGGATCATCTCGGGATACATCGCCGACGTGACCGTGCTGCACGGGTCGGCTGGGGGTTTCCTGAACTCCTTCACCACGTTCGCCCAGCCTCAGGACATCATCGAATCGGAGCTGAAGGCGGCCGTCTTCGGCGTGCTCGCTTCGGTGGTCGCCGCCTACAAGGGCCTCAGCGTCAAGAAAGGCCCGTCCGGCGTGGGTGAGGCCGTAAACCAGTCCGTTGTCGTCACGGGGATCTCCCTCTTCGTCGTCAACCTGATCCTGACCGAGATCTTCCTCGTCTTGGTCCCGCCCCCGTTCGTGTGA
- a CDS encoding nuclear transport factor 2 family protein translates to MTVSKEVSTEVEAAIRRLLARFCQLVDDGEFQAAADLFSAEARFIQLGDETAGKDAIQKMLANQPNVKTLHQVTNVVVSNGSHDGTYHSVSDLTINAKRNDTWSQTFAGRYHDTFVGSGRDMRFSQRILTER, encoded by the coding sequence ATGACTGTCTCTAAGGAAGTGTCCACGGAGGTGGAGGCGGCCATTCGGAGGCTGCTGGCCCGATTCTGCCAACTCGTAGACGACGGCGAGTTCCAAGCCGCGGCCGACCTCTTCTCCGCCGAGGCAAGGTTCATCCAGCTCGGTGACGAGACGGCCGGCAAGGACGCGATCCAGAAGATGCTCGCGAACCAGCCCAACGTAAAGACGCTTCACCAGGTGACCAACGTGGTCGTAAGCAACGGGTCGCACGACGGCACCTATCACTCCGTATCGGACCTGACGATAAATGCCAAGCGAAACGACACCTGGTCACAGACCTTCGCGGGCCGTTATCACGACACGTTCGTCGGTTCCGGTCGGGATATGAGATTCAGTCAGCGGATACTGACCGAGCGCTGA
- a CDS encoding glycosyltransferase: MRGRRRRLRGTAPQARDARRQLQVLVVSASMGAGHDGAARELARRLQRLGYSSDVRDFLESGPLRIGAALRRSYEIQLRYLPGTYEATYRMWFRAPWLCPPLARFVAILTRRRLLSWIDDAGPCAILSTYPLATLSLGELRKTGRLAVPVANYITDFGVHPLWIHAGVDLTLTVHEGPARRAAELSGIQSNVCEPAVSEAFEPSGLPSRQESRRKLGLDDPERAVLVAAGSWGVGQVEQTVRDVAAGGRFVPVVACGSDRRLRSRLDRVVGRESMRAVVLGWTDDMPGVIAACDVVVDNAGGLTAFEAMRAGVPVVSYKTIPGHGRENAEAMSEAGVVSGAADADALSLLLDALTHAGPARAAQVSAASKMFGPDPAELIAAMVTTTPAALFSR; encoded by the coding sequence GTGCGAGGCCGCCGGCGACGTCTGCGCGGAACCGCACCTCAGGCGCGCGACGCACGCCGCCAGCTGCAGGTCTTGGTGGTCTCGGCGAGCATGGGAGCGGGCCACGACGGAGCTGCTCGCGAGCTGGCTCGTCGCCTGCAAAGGCTCGGCTATTCCAGCGACGTCAGGGACTTCCTAGAGTCGGGACCGCTCCGGATCGGTGCCGCCCTACGACGGTCGTATGAGATCCAGCTCCGCTACTTGCCCGGCACGTACGAGGCGACCTACCGCATGTGGTTCCGAGCACCATGGTTGTGCCCACCGCTGGCTCGTTTCGTTGCGATCCTGACAAGACGAAGACTCCTGTCCTGGATAGACGATGCAGGTCCGTGCGCCATCCTGTCCACCTACCCGCTCGCCACGCTCAGCCTGGGCGAGCTTCGGAAGACGGGGAGACTTGCCGTCCCGGTTGCGAACTACATCACCGACTTCGGTGTGCATCCGCTGTGGATCCACGCTGGGGTCGACTTGACCCTCACGGTGCACGAAGGCCCAGCCAGGCGAGCCGCCGAACTTTCGGGCATCCAGTCGAACGTCTGCGAGCCCGCAGTGTCCGAAGCGTTCGAGCCGTCTGGTCTACCTTCCCGTCAAGAGTCCCGCAGGAAGCTCGGACTCGACGACCCCGAGCGCGCCGTTCTGGTCGCAGCCGGTTCGTGGGGTGTCGGGCAAGTCGAGCAGACCGTCCGAGACGTCGCGGCGGGAGGCCGGTTCGTCCCGGTGGTGGCGTGCGGATCGGATCGCCGCTTGCGGTCGCGGTTGGATAGAGTCGTCGGGAGGGAATCCATGCGCGCAGTCGTCCTCGGGTGGACGGATGACATGCCCGGCGTCATCGCAGCTTGCGACGTGGTGGTCGACAATGCCGGCGGCCTGACCGCGTTCGAAGCCATGAGGGCAGGTGTACCCGTGGTCAGCTACAAGACCATCCCCGGACACGGCCGAGAGAACGCTGAAGCAATGTCAGAAGCGGGTGTGGTCAGCGGCGCCGCCGACGCCGACGCCTTGTCGCTACTGCTCGACGCGCTGACCCACGCAGGCCCTGCTCGGGCTGCGCAGGTTTCCGCGGCCTCGAAGATGTTCGGACCCGATCCGGCTGAGCTGATCGCGGCGATGGTGACTACGACGCCGGCAGCACTTTTTTCCAGATGA
- a CDS encoding AMP-binding protein produces MYVPLTILDFLDRAATVYSDRTAVVDEPGTPGSMGSMTYGDLDARARGMAITLGEMGVGIGDRVAIVSPNSARFMVSFFGVSGYGRVLVPINYRLGPDEIRYIVEHSGASVLLIDPESEANVAGIDVKHRILLNGSSDVELFSPVGPGRPREPDHWDPDEAATASINYTSGTTARPKGVQITHRNCWLNATVFGWHVNVSDRDVYMHTLPMFHCNGWGMPYAVTAMGVPQIVVRKIDGEEILRRIGDHGVTLLCGAPAVVAAVLDAAGSRREAGRPIPGRDQIRMVVAGAPPPSKTIERVETELGWEFIQIYGLTETSPLLTINRRRSEWDGSGPAELSKRLSHAGVPAVGVQIRTSPDGEVLARSNHVFDGYWHQKAETDKVIVDGWFHTGDEGRIVDGNYLSISDRKKDVIISGGENISSVEVEDCLYQHPAVAEVAVIGVPSERWGETVKALVVLRPGEDANESQIIEFCRGRLAHFKCPTSVEFVDALARTATGKLQKFKLRAPYWEGYERKVN; encoded by the coding sequence ATGTACGTGCCCTTGACCATCCTGGACTTTCTCGACAGGGCGGCAACCGTGTATTCCGACCGTACGGCCGTCGTGGACGAGCCAGGAACGCCGGGCTCGATGGGATCGATGACCTATGGCGACCTCGACGCGCGAGCCAGAGGCATGGCGATCACGCTCGGCGAGATGGGAGTGGGTATCGGCGATCGGGTAGCCATCGTGAGCCCGAACTCTGCCCGGTTCATGGTCTCGTTCTTCGGTGTGAGCGGTTACGGGCGGGTTCTCGTGCCGATCAACTACCGGCTCGGGCCGGACGAAATCAGGTACATCGTCGAGCACTCCGGCGCGTCGGTGCTTCTGATCGACCCGGAGTCAGAGGCCAACGTCGCGGGCATCGACGTCAAGCACCGCATCCTTCTGAACGGTTCATCCGACGTCGAGCTCTTCTCGCCCGTCGGACCGGGTAGACCGCGGGAGCCGGATCATTGGGATCCGGACGAGGCCGCGACCGCGAGCATCAACTACACCAGCGGCACAACCGCCCGGCCGAAAGGGGTGCAGATCACCCACCGGAACTGCTGGCTCAACGCGACCGTCTTCGGTTGGCATGTGAACGTCAGCGACCGTGACGTGTACATGCACACTCTCCCGATGTTCCACTGCAACGGATGGGGGATGCCGTACGCCGTTACCGCGATGGGAGTTCCGCAGATCGTGGTCAGGAAGATCGACGGTGAGGAGATTCTTCGGCGGATCGGCGACCACGGGGTGACTCTGCTCTGCGGTGCCCCGGCTGTGGTCGCAGCAGTACTGGACGCTGCGGGTTCCCGCCGAGAGGCTGGCCGGCCGATTCCCGGTCGGGACCAGATTCGGATGGTTGTGGCCGGCGCGCCCCCTCCCTCCAAGACCATCGAGAGAGTTGAGACCGAGCTCGGATGGGAGTTCATTCAGATCTACGGCCTGACCGAGACGTCCCCGCTTCTCACCATCAACAGGAGGCGGAGCGAATGGGACGGATCGGGTCCTGCCGAGCTGAGCAAGCGCCTGTCCCACGCGGGAGTGCCGGCTGTCGGCGTGCAGATTCGAACCTCACCCGACGGCGAAGTCCTGGCCCGGTCCAATCACGTCTTCGACGGCTACTGGCACCAGAAAGCCGAGACCGACAAGGTCATCGTCGACGGCTGGTTTCACACCGGTGACGAGGGAAGGATCGTCGACGGGAACTACCTGTCCATCTCGGATCGCAAGAAGGACGTGATCATCTCTGGAGGGGAGAACATCAGCTCGGTCGAAGTCGAGGACTGCCTCTACCAGCATCCCGCGGTGGCTGAGGTGGCCGTGATCGGGGTACCGAGCGAACGCTGGGGTGAGACGGTCAAGGCGCTCGTCGTGTTGCGTCCGGGCGAGGATGCGAACGAATCGCAGATAATCGAGTTCTGCCGGGGGCGTCTGGCGCACTTCAAGTGCCCGACCTCGGTCGAGTTCGTCGACGCGCTGGCGCGGACCGCCACGGGCAAACTTCAGAAGTTCAAGCTCCGCGCCCCGTATTGGGAGGGCTACGAACGCAAGGTGAACTGA